The DNA segment TGCGACGACCATTCAAGACGATCTGTTTGCCAGCGCTTCACCTGGTGAGGGTGATCGGGCAGTCCGGCTAATGTCCGTAATAGACGAGATCAACCGAAAGTCACGGACAAAGGTGCGCAGCGCTCGGCAAGCGGGGCCCTCGGCTTACGCGATGCGCAGAGAACATTTGTCACCGGCCTACACGACAAATTGGACTCAGTTGCCGTCAGTGACCTGATGTGTAAAAACGCCAATGATGAGTAACCTTTAGTTCACTGAAAAGACCTGTCGCCATCGGAGTGCTGGGTAAAATTCATATTGGACAGAGAGTTGTAGCAGCGCACAAGCAAACCGGAGCAGTGTGCGGATATGCAGGCCTGTGAGCCTTTAAAAAGGCGTGCGTATCTTGCGGTATAAGATGCAGAGAGCCTGGGGTAGGGGGTTAAGCTCCACATAACGGGTAGGCAGTCAGCTTCTGCATTGGGTTATAAAAGCCTTAATCCACGCAGCTTCCTGACGGGAGGGTTTCAGGTTGTATTGTTTAACGATCCGTAAAAAACGAGCCACGTAGCCACACTGGCCAGCGGGCGGTAACCATTGATCTGGGCCTTGAGCACCTTTGCTTCGATTTAAACTCAACTCAACAGGCCATAGATTTACTGGATCGTTGGCAAACTGCTCACGCTTGTCTTTTGGCCATTGATTTGCACCGTGATGCCATGCCCAGGCCAGAGGCACAACATGATCGATATCGATATCGGATGCGTTCTGAATTATTTTGCTGCTGAACGGACTGATCCAGCGTCCGGTTACAACGCGACAGCGCTTAGCGTCAGCAAATCGAACCTGTGTGGTTGAAGTGGCGATCAATGCTTCTGCCCGGCTGTTCTGACAGTCTCCGTCCGCATCATCCCAGCCATGGCCAAAGGCTGCTCGCGAGTAATCATTGCGTCCCTTCGAAGGATTCTCTTTGCTGATAGCCGTCTTGGTCATGCCTTTTGGCAGCCGACCGTTTGATGCCATGCAAGCATCTAGCGAGTCAAAGGCAGTGTACTGAGTGGTCCGCTCATACCAGCGACTCTCAGGGCTATGACATAGGCCACTGCTGGATTTTTTAACGAGTTGTGCCGACGTTGTATGGGAAAAAATCAGCAAGAAGAAAGCAAAGCAAAGCCGTTTTTCTATAGTTTTCATCATGAGAGTAGCTAGGAGAGGTATTGATATGGAGTGGTGCATCATTTTGCGACGGTCTGGAGCTTATCACGGCTTTTACAGTAATCAAGATGAGTTCGTCGTCTGAGTGCCGTTTGTCGCTGACTGATTGAGGGGGGCGTCTTATTACGGGTGAGTGCCACCCCCTTTTAGGTGGCTCTGAATCGCTTGAATTCAAAGTTTTCTGTGAAGTTGTCTTGGCTTCGGCTTAGTATTCTAGAGGTGTTACTGGCTGACCATGCAGGTTACGGGTTGAGCTCAACAACACTGCCGACTCTCAATGGCTATCTAGAATAAATCTCGCCAAATAACGATGCCCTGTCCTATAAACTCCCGTCATTTCTATTCTGCTTTCGCGCGACTTGATGTGAAGTTCTTCGGAAAAAAATACGTCAATTTTTGTCTATAACACCAAATTTTCAGTGTCGTCGACGCCGACAAAATCAAAGCGGCACTGCCTGATTTTATAAATTAAGCCTGATGGGATTGGCCTATGGCAATCGACTCTCTGCACGACCGCTCTAAGCCCCCTCAGGACGAAACTTGTTAATTCTGAGTAGGCCATTGGCCTATAACTAATTGAAACGTATAATTTATTTTTAAACTATTTATCCGTTTGGCCAAAAAATGCGCTTTTCTTGTGTTAGAAATAAATGGTCTTAAACGTGTTAAATAGGTCTAGCGATGATTCCTGAATTTTTATGTCATGCCAGCTTTCAGTTTGTGAAGGTGTCTCACCTGCGATCCCAAGCGGGTATTTCGAGCAGAGTAGCCGCCCTGTTGATATCGCAAATACCTGCGATGAAAAGTCCCGGTTACCTGACACCTGAGGCCATCATTTTGCTCTTCGCGATGAATCCGCCTTGGGTTATAAAAAATCGCCAGGAATATCGTCTGATCCTGGCGAATAATTTGAGTTCGTGCATAGGGATGTTGTCCCCAGAAACCGAAATTCCTGTTCTGGTCATGCCAAAACAATTCAAGCACACGCCGGAAAAGTTTTATCAATTACAACTCCAGGCCACGTTTTTGCAAAAAATCGTGTTTGGGCTCGATCTATCGACAGCTGGCCCAGCAATCATTGCATTGTGGAAAGAGCTGGGGGGCCGAGAACGCCTAGCGCTCTCATCAGATCTAGGGACAAAAAGTGGTTTTTCGAGGGTGACTGGCGTCGATCGGCGCGTGAGGCCGCACGCTCAAACAATAGTGAAATCGACGTTTAGACAAATAGATCTGTTAGAGGGTGCTAATGGTGAATAGACAGTTAAACGCTGAGGTTCTGGAATTGTTGAGGCGAATTATTCGGCCTAGAGGCGATTGGTATGAGATCCAGTCTATTTGCGGGCTGTTGGACGAGTTGTTGGCCGACCTTGAAGCGCTGTCGCCCGACCGTTTCCCCAAGGCCGCTATAGGCGGTGCGGTTCACTTGCTGAAAAACGCAGACGCAATTGACGAAATTTTAGTGCTTACAGAGGACGCCAGAGGCATCAGTGGCCTGAAAACTCAATATCCCCAGCATGCGGGTTTACTGGCGAGCAGCGAGAAGGAAACGCTTTCGGAGACACGGAAAAAACTGATTGTTTGGTTGGTTGTTTGCACCGACCACTGGGTGACGAGAATCGAATCGCGCGATGATAACGAGTCAAAAAAAGATGAGGAACAACATAAACTGGACGCGCGATTGAATGAGGCATGGCGTGCGATACGTAGGTTGAGCGATGAGGCCATGATTCACCTGGATGGAAACTTTGACAGTGTGGAAGCGCTGACTGATCGACTGGACGAGCTGATCCAAGGCTTCGATTCGAGAACGTCTGACGAGAGCTCACATCGGGGCTTCATTGGGTTAGAGCGATATTTTGCCTACTACGCAGAGCAGCGAAAAAGCCGCGCGATCAGCTGTCGAGAGTTAAAACAGCGCGAGTCACCAAAAATCTATGCCACGTACGTTGAATTTCAGAGTGATCCAGACACGGAGGTCGACGACCCTGCCATTAAAATGGTGCGTAACGAGCGCGAGCTCACAGAACAGAGAACAACAGAACATTATCTCGCTGGTAACAGTATTGATGAGCTCAACGACGGGCCGACATTCTGGCAAAGCGACAAGCCGGTTCTACCTCAGTTTGGTGACAGTGTTCAGAGCGCCGTCATCCGATCGAAAAGCCAGCAGGCTCAACGGCGCCGTGCGGCTCAGAAATTGCCGGGGCGCTGGGAAACACTGACAGAAAACGAGATCTCCCGCTGGCTGAACGAGGTTCGTGACCGGCTACTGGGTGAGCCGCATTTAGCCATCGCAATGCTCCTACTGTTGCTCTCTGGCCGTCCACTGACGTCAGTTATCGGGACTCGATTTGTAAACACCACAACACAACTACCCGGCAAGCTGCGGCCCAGTGATGTGTTTATAGACGTCAGTCAGCAAGCGATTGTGTCCGGCGTTATGCGGCCAGAAGAGCGGCGTAAACGGTCAAAAGAGTGGACGCCCGTTCTGCGTGAACACGATGGACTTTTAGGCCTGCCTATTCCGTGGTTGTTCTGGCATTGGATTACGACAGTGACGAATCCATTGCTGGATAATTGCAAAAAACGTTCTGTCAGTATTTTTCCGGCGAACACGCACGAAAAAATTTCAATCGGAATACATGACGTGCTGGTGAAGCTGCGCAAGGGCCGATCCACTCGAATCACGCAGCTTCGCGTGGAGAGTCATCTACAGTCAGCGGTGTTACAAAAAGGTGGCGACCGCGTTGAAGCCATTCTGATTGCGGGCCAAAAAATTTCCTCTTCCAGTTCCGCCGGACTCTATTATCACAGCGTTGAGAAAGGCGCGCTCGAGAGGCTGTATGCAGAGGTGACAGCCGAATGGGCGGATGAATTCCCTCCGGAGCCGGGCGCTAAATTTCAGGCGCAGGCATCCATGTTTAGTGACACCGTCGGCAGCGATCTGGTGTTGATATCCGAGTCGCATCGTTCTCTGGTCTCCGATTTGGCGCGCCAACTCGAAGCGGATCGTAAAAGTCTTATGTCACCGGATGGCTTGGTTCGATTCCATAACTCTTTTATGAATTACGCGCTTTTATTTCTAATGTACGGCACGGGGTATCGTTCGGTACGAGACCCCATCAGCCGCGAATCAGACATTGATTTCGACAACAAAACGTTAGTTATTGCCGATAAAACCAGTGACGGATTCGGCCATTCAAAAATAGTTC comes from the Marinobacter psychrophilus genome and includes:
- a CDS encoding HNH endonuclease family protein — encoded protein: MMKTIEKRLCFAFFLLIFSHTTSAQLVKKSSSGLCHSPESRWYERTTQYTAFDSLDACMASNGRLPKGMTKTAISKENPSKGRNDYSRAAFGHGWDDADGDCQNSRAEALIATSTTQVRFADAKRCRVVTGRWISPFSSKIIQNASDIDIDHVVPLAWAWHHGANQWPKDKREQFANDPVNLWPVELSLNRSKGAQGPDQWLPPAGQCGYVARFLRIVKQYNLKPSRQEAAWIKAFITQCRS
- a CDS encoding site-specific integrase, whose protein sequence is MADLEALSPDRFPKAAIGGAVHLLKNADAIDEILVLTEDARGISGLKTQYPQHAGLLASSEKETLSETRKKLIVWLVVCTDHWVTRIESRDDNESKKDEEQHKLDARLNEAWRAIRRLSDEAMIHLDGNFDSVEALTDRLDELIQGFDSRTSDESSHRGFIGLERYFAYYAEQRKSRAISCRELKQRESPKIYATYVEFQSDPDTEVDDPAIKMVRNERELTEQRTTEHYLAGNSIDELNDGPTFWQSDKPVLPQFGDSVQSAVIRSKSQQAQRRRAAQKLPGRWETLTENEISRWLNEVRDRLLGEPHLAIAMLLLLLSGRPLTSVIGTRFVNTTTQLPGKLRPSDVFIDVSQQAIVSGVMRPEERRKRSKEWTPVLREHDGLLGLPIPWLFWHWITTVTNPLLDNCKKRSVSIFPANTHEKISIGIHDVLVKLRKGRSTRITQLRVESHLQSAVLQKGGDRVEAILIAGQKISSSSSAGLYYHSVEKGALERLYAEVTAEWADEFPPEPGAKFQAQASMFSDTVGSDLVLISESHRSLVSDLARQLEADRKSLMSPDGLVRFHNSFMNYALLFLMYGTGYRSVRDPISRESDIDFDNKTLVIADKTSDGFGHSKIVPLAGELLNQLIYVKAHLDWLSSQLQWYGLLEKEQAPFLFYLSLDLEPIQITPKTMTEQFKWAYPMPLNLNRHWLRTELKNQGVSGAFVDHFMGHWDGGGEPWGKYSCVDPREFCEVVRAALDQLLRAQKFISIRGAV